From a single Streptomyces liliifuscus genomic region:
- a CDS encoding LLM class F420-dependent oxidoreductase — translation MRLGLALGYWGRGPSADHVPLAQEAERLGYDSVWTAESWGSDVFTPLTWIAAQTSRIKLGTAIAQMAARSPTTTAMHALTLDHLSGGRVMLGLGLSGPQVVEGWYGRPFPKSPLTATREYVDVVRQVLRREAPVELDGRFHSHPYRGEDGTGIGKALKPITHPLRAELPILLGAEGPRNIAQTTRIADGWLPLYWSPFRTDVYEASLDAAPEGFLVAPMARAKVCDDVAEGLLPVKAMLGFYIGGMGHAARNFHADLMARMGFEEEARRIQELFLAGRREEAVLAVPDAFADEISLVGPRERIAERLELWRKGPVTDLLVLSPDRLTLRTLAELN, via the coding sequence ATGCGGCTCGGACTCGCTCTCGGCTACTGGGGACGCGGCCCCTCGGCGGACCATGTGCCTCTCGCCCAGGAGGCGGAGCGGCTCGGTTACGACTCCGTGTGGACCGCCGAGTCCTGGGGCTCCGACGTCTTCACACCGCTCACCTGGATCGCCGCGCAGACCTCAAGGATCAAGCTGGGTACGGCGATTGCCCAGATGGCCGCCCGCTCCCCCACCACGACCGCGATGCACGCGCTCACGCTCGACCATCTCTCGGGCGGCCGCGTGATGCTCGGCCTCGGACTGTCGGGTCCCCAGGTCGTCGAGGGCTGGTACGGGCGTCCGTTCCCCAAGTCGCCGCTCACCGCGACCCGGGAGTACGTCGACGTCGTACGCCAAGTCCTCAGGCGCGAGGCGCCCGTTGAGCTGGACGGGCGGTTCCACTCGCATCCGTACCGGGGCGAGGACGGGACGGGGATCGGCAAGGCGCTCAAGCCGATCACGCACCCTCTGCGCGCCGAACTGCCCATCCTGCTGGGCGCCGAGGGGCCCAGGAACATCGCGCAGACCACCCGGATCGCGGACGGCTGGCTGCCGTTGTACTGGTCCCCGTTCAGGACGGATGTGTACGAGGCCTCCCTCGATGCCGCTCCCGAGGGCTTCCTCGTCGCGCCCATGGCCCGGGCCAAGGTCTGTGACGACGTCGCCGAAGGGCTGCTGCCCGTGAAGGCGATGCTCGGCTTCTACATCGGCGGCATGGGGCACGCGGCACGCAACTTCCACGCCGATCTGATGGCGCGGATGGGCTTCGAGGAGGAGGCCCGCCGTATCCAGGAGCTGTTCCTGGCGGGCCGTCGCGAGGAGGCCGTGCTGGCCGTGCCCGACGCGTTCGCCGACGAGATCTCGCTCGTCGGCCCGCGCGAACGGATCGCGGAGCGGCTGGAGTTGTGGAGGAAGGGTCCGGTGACCGACCTGCTGGTGCTGTCACCGGACCGGCTCACGCTGCGCACGCTGGCCGAGCTCAACTGA
- a CDS encoding N-acetylmuramoyl-L-alanine amidase, which yields MSYVGPDFEPPRPPRRPLRGPLTVAVAALVPGALVGWLVWQTVGDSGGDAQASPSSASSWGRPATPGASDDGKEQPGDSGRTGDSEKPGESPSASAPAASGPLKGKVVVIDPGHNPGNFQHTSEINQQVNIGTNSKECDTTGTATNDGYTEAKFTLDVARRMRTVLEKEGATVKFTQDGDRPWGPCVDERAEIGNRAGADAVVSIHADGAGAGNRGFHVILPGSVHSGAADTRPIVASSRELGERVAGSFLRVTGSAPSNYIGGGTGLDVRKDLGGLNLSTVPKVFIECGNMRDSKDAAQLTSSAWRQKAAQGISEGIVSFLHG from the coding sequence GTGTCGTACGTAGGTCCTGACTTCGAACCTCCCCGTCCCCCGCGCCGCCCCCTGCGCGGCCCTCTGACCGTCGCGGTCGCCGCGCTCGTGCCGGGCGCGCTGGTCGGCTGGCTGGTGTGGCAGACGGTGGGGGACTCCGGCGGGGACGCACAGGCGTCGCCCTCGTCCGCCTCCTCGTGGGGCAGGCCCGCCACGCCGGGCGCCTCGGACGACGGCAAGGAGCAGCCCGGCGACTCCGGCCGGACGGGCGACAGCGAGAAGCCCGGCGAGTCGCCCTCCGCGTCGGCCCCCGCCGCCTCCGGCCCGCTCAAGGGCAAGGTCGTCGTCATCGACCCCGGTCACAACCCCGGCAACTTCCAGCACACGTCCGAGATCAACCAGCAGGTGAACATCGGGACGAACTCGAAGGAGTGCGACACAACGGGTACGGCGACCAACGACGGTTACACCGAGGCGAAGTTCACCCTCGACGTCGCCCGCCGGATGCGCACCGTCCTGGAGAAGGAGGGCGCCACCGTGAAGTTCACCCAGGACGGCGACCGCCCCTGGGGCCCGTGCGTCGACGAGCGGGCCGAGATCGGGAACAGGGCCGGCGCCGACGCCGTGGTGTCGATCCACGCGGACGGCGCGGGCGCCGGCAACCGCGGCTTCCATGTGATCCTGCCCGGCTCGGTGCACTCCGGCGCGGCCGACACCCGGCCGATCGTGGCCTCGTCCCGCGAACTCGGCGAGCGCGTCGCGGGCAGCTTCCTGCGCGTCACCGGCAGCGCCCCCTCCAACTACATCGGCGGCGGCACCGGTCTCGACGTCCGCAAGGACCTCGGCGGTCTCAATCTGTCAACGGTTCCCAAGGTCTTCATCGAGTGCGGCAACATGCGCGACAGCAAGGACGCCGCACAGCTGACCAGCAGCGCGTGGAGGCAGAAGGCGGCGCAAGGAATCTCTGAGGGAATCGTGAGTTTCCTGCACGGGTAG
- a CDS encoding sialidase family protein, which produces MALVTGQRPSGAPRPIYLTTFLTLVAALLAALLVAPESASAAGVSDVRTVYTNQETEGDGLRVPDIISTSSNNAVVAWREGTLPGRVDEGYIRYSYTTDGGAKWSHPKVLAQETSEYLWHYVTLYQVGDELFAYMGRTPVLDDSETDGDGNNDNGLPINDIVVKRSTDQGHTWQDYAVDIPLDDPATTTDEGLGNLAFAGRPLQLANGDHVMPYWASGRENGVLYSTDLKKWVARPAIPDPNKYMGGEPQLTVSQDDPNKLIMVARSNYAVSKVSAVTATSDNGGQSWTDWALDSNVPSNDSKVFFTTDSAGRYLTIANTSLDASAYRKVLNYKVKSPGKAWGAAKLFADGPADDPTPAGTGAGWDTYPMADEYAPGKFFVVWEHDTSAIKVSRLDISDT; this is translated from the coding sequence GTGGCTCTGGTAACGGGACAGCGGCCCTCGGGAGCACCTCGGCCGATCTACCTGACGACGTTCCTCACCCTCGTCGCCGCCCTGCTCGCGGCCCTCCTCGTCGCCCCCGAAAGCGCGTCCGCCGCGGGGGTCTCCGACGTGAGGACCGTCTACACGAACCAGGAGACCGAGGGCGACGGCCTCCGCGTCCCCGACATCATCAGCACCAGCTCGAACAACGCGGTCGTGGCCTGGCGGGAGGGCACCCTGCCCGGCCGGGTCGACGAGGGGTACATCCGGTACTCGTACACCACCGACGGCGGGGCGAAGTGGTCCCACCCGAAGGTGCTGGCGCAGGAGACCAGTGAGTACCTCTGGCACTACGTCACCCTCTACCAGGTGGGCGACGAGCTCTTCGCGTACATGGGCCGCACTCCGGTCCTGGACGACAGCGAGACCGACGGCGACGGAAACAACGACAACGGTCTGCCGATCAACGACATCGTCGTCAAGCGCAGCACCGACCAGGGGCACACCTGGCAGGACTACGCCGTCGACATACCGCTCGACGACCCGGCCACCACCACCGACGAGGGCCTGGGGAACCTCGCCTTCGCCGGACGTCCGCTCCAACTGGCCAACGGGGATCACGTCATGCCGTACTGGGCGTCGGGCCGGGAGAACGGGGTGCTGTACTCCACCGACCTCAAGAAGTGGGTGGCCCGTCCCGCCATCCCGGACCCGAACAAGTACATGGGCGGCGAACCGCAGCTCACCGTCTCGCAGGACGACCCGAACAAGCTGATCATGGTCGCGCGCAGCAACTACGCCGTGTCGAAGGTCTCCGCGGTGACGGCCACCAGCGACAACGGCGGCCAGTCCTGGACCGACTGGGCCCTGGACAGCAACGTGCCGTCCAACGACTCCAAGGTCTTCTTCACCACGGACAGCGCCGGCCGGTATCTGACCATCGCGAACACCTCTCTTGATGCCAGTGCCTACCGCAAGGTCCTGAACTACAAGGTCAAGAGCCCCGGGAAGGCGTGGGGAGCCGCCAAACTGTTCGCCGACGGCCCCGCCGACGACCCGACACCGGCCGGCACGGGCGCCGGCTGGGACACGTACCCGATGGCCGACGAGTACGCGCCCGGCAAGTTCTTCGTCGTCTGGGAGCACGACACGTCCGCCATCAAGGTGAGCAGGCTCGACATCTCCGACACGTAA
- a CDS encoding RICIN domain-containing protein, with the protein MRGRAVVAAAVALLSAPVLTGSSLTGTASAAERAETAGTTVAAAAAEAPVYARLYNQGTGKCLAVPSANPANGVVLIQWTCSTSASQYWTLEPVTNGYRVRNQATGKCLAIGSSSTDGGAKAIQWPCSDNTDQVWAHDETDRLRNANSSLCLAIPNSTTTNGTEAMQWTCSGRDQQWLW; encoded by the coding sequence GTGCGAGGACGAGCCGTCGTCGCGGCGGCCGTCGCCCTGCTGAGCGCGCCCGTGCTGACGGGGTCCTCGCTGACCGGCACGGCGTCGGCGGCGGAGCGCGCCGAGACGGCCGGGACCACCGTGGCGGCCGCGGCCGCCGAGGCGCCGGTGTACGCCCGGCTCTACAACCAGGGCACCGGAAAGTGCCTCGCCGTCCCCAGCGCGAATCCGGCCAACGGGGTCGTGCTGATCCAGTGGACGTGCAGTACCAGCGCGAGCCAGTACTGGACGCTCGAACCCGTGACGAACGGCTACCGGGTCCGCAACCAGGCGACCGGCAAGTGCCTCGCCATCGGGAGTTCGAGCACCGACGGGGGCGCCAAGGCCATCCAGTGGCCGTGCAGCGACAACACCGACCAGGTCTGGGCCCACGACGAGACCGACCGGCTGCGGAACGCCAACAGCTCCCTCTGCCTGGCCATCCCCAACAGCACCACGACCAACGGAACCGAGGCCATGCAGTGGACCTGCTCGGGGAGGGACCAGCAGTGGCTCTGGTAA
- a CDS encoding RICIN domain-containing protein encodes MSKTTKIIGRVAAVATTAACALALSTAANADAAAYKTLVNLGTGNCLAVPNANTANGIGLIQWDCSGDGEQQWQLEAVEGGNGDRYRVRNLNSNKCLAMPNASTANGTQAIQWTCGGGSEQIWIHDSIDRLRNLNSDRCLAIPSASPANGTEAIQWTCTTSTDQRWLW; translated from the coding sequence ATGTCCAAGACCACGAAAATCATCGGGCGAGTAGCCGCAGTGGCCACCACGGCCGCCTGCGCACTGGCCTTATCCACGGCGGCCAACGCCGATGCGGCCGCCTACAAGACTCTCGTCAATCTGGGCACCGGAAACTGCCTGGCCGTTCCCAACGCCAACACGGCCAACGGCATCGGCCTGATCCAGTGGGACTGCAGCGGCGACGGTGAGCAGCAGTGGCAGCTGGAAGCGGTGGAGGGCGGAAACGGCGACCGCTACCGCGTCCGGAACCTGAACAGCAACAAGTGTCTCGCCATGCCCAACGCCAGCACGGCCAACGGCACCCAGGCCATTCAGTGGACGTGCGGCGGCGGCAGCGAGCAGATCTGGATCCACGACAGCATCGACCGCCTGCGGAACCTGAACAGCGACAGATGCCTGGCCATCCCCAGCGCCAGCCCGGCCAACGGCACCGAAGCCATTCAGTGGACCTGCACCACGAGCACTGACCAGCGGTGGCTCTGGTAG
- a CDS encoding helix-turn-helix domain-containing protein: MIGTVFRSEDVPAEHRFDYWRDLVHRAIAPSDITSDHAGDFWAEQRLLELGPMMVWPTSFLPSRFLRTEKMVRQCDPEMYHLSLMLGGGLGLDHIGRTDLYGPRDLWVTDTSEPYDVRPPDGGGRQLITGVAVDFPRSLLPLSPGRVRELLGRRLSGREGTGSLLTEFLIGLDRQSDVLEPSDAPRLGTVLLDLLSAWFAQVLDAEDILPPETRHRAMTTRIRAFIRQNLRDPGLAPPVIAAAHHISVSYLHRLFQEHAPGEDGEGETVAAWIRRLRLEGARRDLADPALHAVPIHTVAARWGLPRASDFARAFRSTYGLTPKEYRLQALSSPEPREQTEQAEQAEQAE, from the coding sequence ATGATCGGGACGGTGTTCCGGAGCGAGGACGTGCCTGCTGAGCACAGGTTCGACTACTGGCGTGACCTGGTCCACCGGGCGATCGCACCGAGCGACATCACCAGTGACCACGCCGGCGACTTCTGGGCGGAACAGCGCCTGCTGGAGCTGGGGCCGATGATGGTGTGGCCTACGTCGTTCCTGCCCTCGCGATTCCTGCGCACCGAGAAGATGGTGCGTCAGTGCGACCCCGAGATGTACCACTTGTCCCTGATGCTCGGCGGCGGGCTGGGGCTGGACCACATCGGGCGGACCGACCTGTACGGCCCGCGCGACCTGTGGGTGACCGACACCTCCGAGCCGTACGACGTGCGACCGCCGGACGGCGGGGGCCGCCAGCTGATCACGGGTGTGGCCGTGGACTTCCCCAGGTCACTGCTGCCCCTGTCGCCGGGCCGGGTCCGGGAACTGCTGGGCAGGCGGCTGTCGGGGCGGGAGGGGACCGGCTCGCTGCTGACGGAGTTCCTCATCGGCCTGGACCGGCAGTCCGACGTCCTCGAGCCGTCCGACGCACCGCGCCTGGGGACGGTGCTGCTCGACCTGCTGTCGGCCTGGTTCGCCCAGGTGCTCGACGCGGAGGACATCCTGCCGCCGGAGACCCGCCATCGGGCCATGACCACGCGCATACGGGCGTTCATCCGGCAGAACCTGCGCGACCCGGGGCTCGCACCACCCGTGATCGCCGCCGCGCACCACATCTCCGTCAGCTATCTGCACCGGCTCTTCCAGGAGCATGCGCCGGGCGAGGACGGCGAGGGCGAGACGGTCGCGGCCTGGATCCGCCGGCTGCGACTGGAGGGTGCCCGGCGCGATCTGGCGGACCCCGCGCTGCACGCCGTCCCCATCCACACCGTCGCCGCCCGCTGGGGCCTCCCCCGCGCCTCCGACTTCGCCCGCGCCTTCCGCAGCACGTACGGGCTCACGCCCAAGGAGTACCGGCTCCAGGCTCTTTCCTCGCCGGAGCCGAGGGAGCAGACGGAACAGGCGGAACAGGCGGAACAGGCGGAGTAG
- a CDS encoding class I SAM-dependent methyltransferase codes for MPAAPKPEILAAFEGAKGFMPVGEGLALYGAAVEAGRLGLPLLEVGTYCGRSTVLLAGAAREAGVTAVTVDHHRGSEEQQPGWEYHDPATVDPELGVMDTLPTFRRTLHRAGLEDHVVAVVGRSPQIAAFWNSPLGLVFIDGGHTDEHATGDYEGWAPHVAEGGLLLIHDVFPDPVDEFTGQAPYRVYLRALASGAFTEVSVTDSLRVLRRTGSGI; via the coding sequence ATGCCCGCCGCGCCCAAGCCGGAGATTCTCGCTGCCTTCGAGGGGGCCAAGGGGTTCATGCCCGTGGGGGAAGGGCTTGCGTTGTACGGGGCTGCTGTCGAGGCGGGGCGGCTGGGGCTGCCGTTGCTGGAGGTCGGCACGTACTGCGGGCGTTCCACGGTCCTGTTGGCCGGTGCGGCACGGGAGGCCGGTGTCACGGCCGTCACCGTCGACCACCACCGCGGCAGCGAGGAGCAGCAGCCGGGCTGGGAGTACCACGATCCGGCGACGGTCGACCCGGAGCTCGGCGTCATGGACACACTCCCGACCTTCCGCCGTACGCTCCACCGGGCGGGTCTGGAGGACCACGTGGTCGCCGTCGTCGGCCGCTCGCCGCAGATCGCCGCCTTCTGGAACTCCCCTCTCGGCCTCGTCTTCATCGACGGCGGCCACACCGACGAGCACGCGACCGGTGACTACGAGGGCTGGGCTCCCCATGTCGCCGAGGGCGGACTGTTGCTCATCCACGACGTGTTCCCCGACCCGGTGGACGAGTTCACCGGGCAGGCGCCGTATCGCGTGTATCTGCGGGCGCTGGCGTCGGGCGCGTTCACGGAGGTCTCGGTGACGGATTCGCTGCGGGTGCTGCGGCGGACGGGCTCGGGGATCTGA
- a CDS encoding MFS transporter, which produces MTRTTTDPRTRRPSGSGIVPVLAFAGIVVAVMQTLLVPVIKDLPELLGTSPSNATWVMTSTLLAGAVSTPIMGRLGDLFGKRRMLIASLAVMVVGSLIAGFTSDLLVMIVGRALQGFAMGAIPLGIGLMRDGLPREKLGSAMALMSSSIGVGGGLALPVAALVAQHADWHALFFGSAGLGTLSILLTLAFVPESPMRAVGTFDVWGALGLSAGLVLFLLPITKGSDWGWTSGTTLGLFGAAAVVLLLWGLMELRVKAPLVDLRTTARPAVLFTNLASIMVGVAFYAVSLVLPQLLQLPTSTGYGLGQSMVVAGLCVAPLGLTMMFTAPVYARISAKYGPKVTLMIGMLIIAVGYGAGLGLMSAAWQTIVIAVVLGAGIGLAYSSLPALIIGAVPASETGAANGLNTLMRSIGTSVSSAVIGMVLANTADQVGGVAVPTMQGFRVSFLIATGAVLLGLVFAAFLPGRRAAVNAEKPHLIASSEDAESGEVSPGSAPAGQAAQAGFRGRVLTADGVPVARAKVTLIDRRGRQAGATLSGEDGGYALSVPSEGAYVLAAKALGHEPLASSATHPGGDRAVELDLSLPGVSVPLGAS; this is translated from the coding sequence ATGACCCGGACAACGACGGACCCGCGCACGCGAAGGCCCAGCGGCAGCGGAATCGTTCCGGTGCTGGCCTTCGCGGGCATCGTTGTCGCGGTGATGCAGACCCTGCTCGTGCCGGTCATCAAGGACCTGCCGGAGCTGCTGGGCACCTCGCCGAGCAACGCCACCTGGGTGATGACCTCGACCCTGCTCGCGGGCGCCGTCTCCACACCGATCATGGGGCGCCTCGGCGACCTGTTCGGCAAGCGGCGCATGCTGATCGCGAGCCTGGCCGTGATGGTCGTGGGCTCGCTGATAGCCGGTTTCACCAGTGATCTGCTCGTGATGATCGTCGGCCGTGCCCTGCAGGGCTTCGCGATGGGCGCCATCCCGCTCGGCATCGGTCTGATGCGCGACGGGCTGCCGCGCGAGAAGCTCGGCTCGGCGATGGCCCTGATGAGCTCCTCGATCGGCGTCGGCGGCGGTCTGGCCCTGCCGGTCGCCGCCCTGGTCGCGCAGCACGCAGACTGGCACGCGCTCTTCTTCGGCTCCGCGGGCCTCGGCACCCTCTCGATCCTGCTCACCCTCGCCTTCGTACCGGAATCCCCGATGCGCGCCGTGGGCACCTTCGACGTGTGGGGCGCGCTCGGCCTCTCCGCCGGTCTCGTCCTCTTCCTCCTGCCGATCACCAAGGGCAGCGACTGGGGCTGGACCTCCGGCACCACGCTCGGCCTGTTCGGCGCGGCGGCCGTCGTGCTCCTCCTGTGGGGCCTGATGGAACTGCGCGTGAAGGCGCCGCTGGTCGACCTGCGCACCACGGCCCGCCCCGCGGTGCTCTTCACCAACCTCGCCTCGATCATGGTCGGCGTCGCCTTCTACGCCGTCTCGCTCGTCCTGCCCCAGCTCCTCCAGCTGCCTACGTCGACCGGTTACGGCCTCGGCCAGTCCATGGTCGTCGCGGGTCTGTGCGTGGCTCCGCTCGGCCTGACGATGATGTTCACGGCGCCGGTGTACGCCCGTATCTCCGCCAAGTACGGCCCCAAGGTCACCCTGATGATCGGCATGCTGATCATCGCGGTCGGCTACGGCGCCGGCCTCGGCCTGATGAGCGCCGCCTGGCAGACCATCGTCATCGCCGTCGTCCTGGGCGCGGGCATCGGTCTCGCGTACTCCTCGCTGCCCGCACTGATCATCGGGGCCGTCCCGGCGTCGGAGACCGGTGCGGCGAACGGCCTCAACACGTTGATGCGCTCGATCGGTACGTCCGTGTCCAGTGCCGTGATCGGCATGGTGCTGGCGAACACGGCGGACCAGGTGGGCGGAGTCGCGGTGCCCACGATGCAGGGGTTCCGGGTGTCGTTCCTGATCGCCACGGGTGCGGTGCTGCTGGGGCTGGTGTTCGCGGCGTTCCTGCCGGGGCGGCGGGCTGCCGTGAACGCGGAGAAGCCGCATCTGATCGCGTCCAGCGAGGACGCCGAATCCGGCGAGGTCTCGCCCGGATCGGCCCCGGCCGGGCAGGCCGCTCAGGCCGGGTTCCGTGGCCGGGTTCTCACCGCCGACGGTGTTCCGGTCGCCCGGGCCAAGGTCACGCTGATCGACCGGCGGGGGCGGCAGGCGGGGGCGACGCTTTCCGGGGAGGACGGCGGCTATGCGCTCTCCGTGCCCTCCGAGGGGGCGTATGTGCTGGCCGCGAAGGCTCTGGGCCACGAGCCGCTGGCCTCGTCGGCCACGCACCCGGGGGGTGACCGGGCGGTCGAGCTGGATCTCTCGTTGCCCGGGGTGAGCGTTCCGCTGGGGGCGTCGTAG
- a CDS encoding acyl-CoA dehydrogenase — MGIGITREQRDLAEAVRGWIARTVPPEETRKLLDAPGGQGGRPAHWDALAAQGFLAVHLPEKYGGGGGTVLDLAVVLEEAARAALPGPYAANALASLVLARAGATAEELVRDMAAGERIGAVALGTGTLTAVADTDGADGYGYVLDGTAPPVLSGGDADVLILAASEARAGAEAGAGASGAVPVPGGRAVWLAVDASQLSVRVHESADPTRATAEVVATAVRVPPERVLDIDSALVRDLAAAVFAADACGTAAWALETAAEYAKVREQFGRPIGQFQGIKHLCADMLVRVERAAALAWDAARAVQEPDDARELVTSLAAGVALDAALTCAKDCVQVLGGIGFTWEHDAHLYLRRALVARQLLGGGQLLRAVGAAENGARRELRTELPEAEAARHRMAARAVIARVRGLEPAAVRRELAPTGYTAPHLPPPYGLGAGPVQQLAVQEELAAAGVRVGDLGIATWVVPSLIAYGTPEQQERYLLPTLCGDVLWCQLFSEPGAGSDLASLRTRAERTADGRWRVNGQKVWTSSAQWADYGILLARTNPDAPKHKGLTYFVVDMKETDGIEIRPLKEITGESLFNEVYFDDVVLPADAVVGSVDDGWRVARNTLGNERVHMADQLTFGTGLEAIVARSTGLDDTVRERVGTLIAEAHALGCIGLRTTMRQVSGVDPGAGASVRKLVQTAHQQKVAELALELLGPAGALCEGAGERAVHGFLLSRCLTIAGGTTQVQLNVVAERILGLPRDQRAEERAEGRGES; from the coding sequence ATGGGGATCGGGATCACGCGGGAACAGCGGGACCTGGCCGAGGCCGTACGCGGCTGGATCGCCCGGACGGTGCCACCCGAGGAAACGCGCAAGCTGCTCGACGCACCCGGCGGCCAGGGCGGCCGCCCCGCCCACTGGGACGCGCTCGCCGCGCAGGGATTCCTCGCGGTGCACCTCCCGGAGAAGTACGGAGGCGGCGGCGGGACGGTGCTCGACCTCGCCGTCGTACTGGAGGAGGCCGCACGGGCGGCGCTCCCCGGGCCGTACGCGGCGAACGCGCTCGCCTCGCTGGTGCTCGCGAGGGCGGGCGCCACGGCCGAGGAGCTGGTGCGGGACATGGCCGCGGGTGAGCGGATCGGGGCGGTCGCCCTCGGGACCGGGACGCTGACCGCCGTGGCCGACACGGACGGAGCGGACGGGTACGGGTACGTGCTCGACGGGACGGCTCCGCCCGTACTGTCCGGCGGCGACGCGGACGTGCTGATCCTGGCGGCGTCGGAGGCACGAGCAGGAGCAGAGGCAGGGGCGGGGGCGTCGGGGGCGGTGCCGGTGCCGGGTGGTCGCGCGGTGTGGCTGGCCGTGGACGCCTCGCAGCTCTCCGTCCGCGTCCACGAGAGCGCCGACCCGACGCGCGCGACCGCGGAGGTGGTGGCCACGGCAGTACGCGTCCCGCCCGAGCGCGTCCTCGACATCGACTCGGCGCTGGTGCGGGACCTCGCCGCCGCCGTGTTCGCCGCCGACGCGTGCGGGACCGCCGCGTGGGCGCTGGAGACCGCGGCCGAGTACGCGAAGGTGCGGGAGCAGTTCGGCCGGCCCATCGGGCAGTTCCAGGGGATCAAGCACCTGTGCGCCGACATGCTGGTCCGCGTCGAGCGGGCCGCCGCGCTGGCGTGGGACGCGGCCCGGGCCGTACAAGAACCCGACGACGCACGGGAGTTGGTGACCTCTCTCGCCGCCGGTGTCGCGCTCGACGCGGCCCTCACGTGCGCCAAGGACTGCGTCCAGGTGCTGGGTGGCATCGGGTTCACCTGGGAGCACGACGCGCATCTCTACCTCCGACGGGCCCTGGTGGCAAGGCAGTTGCTCGGCGGTGGGCAGCTGCTGCGGGCGGTCGGAGCGGCGGAGAACGGGGCGAGACGCGAGCTCCGCACCGAGCTTCCCGAGGCGGAGGCTGCGCGGCACCGGATGGCGGCCCGCGCGGTGATCGCGCGCGTACGCGGCCTCGAACCGGCAGCCGTACGAAGGGAGTTGGCGCCCACCGGATACACCGCACCCCATCTGCCCCCGCCGTACGGACTCGGCGCGGGACCCGTCCAGCAGCTCGCCGTGCAGGAGGAGCTGGCCGCCGCCGGAGTGCGCGTCGGCGACCTGGGGATCGCCACCTGGGTCGTACCGTCGCTCATCGCCTACGGGACCCCAGAGCAGCAGGAGCGGTATCTGCTGCCGACGCTGTGCGGGGACGTGCTGTGGTGCCAGCTCTTCTCGGAACCCGGGGCCGGGTCCGACCTCGCCTCGCTCCGCACGCGGGCCGAGCGGACGGCGGACGGGCGCTGGCGGGTCAACGGGCAGAAGGTGTGGACGAGTTCGGCCCAGTGGGCGGACTACGGGATCCTCCTCGCCCGGACGAACCCGGACGCGCCCAAGCACAAGGGGCTCACGTACTTCGTCGTCGACATGAAGGAGACGGACGGCATCGAGATCCGTCCCCTGAAGGAGATCACCGGCGAATCCCTCTTCAACGAGGTCTACTTCGACGATGTCGTGCTGCCCGCCGATGCCGTGGTCGGTTCGGTCGACGACGGCTGGCGGGTCGCGCGCAACACGCTCGGCAACGAACGCGTCCACATGGCCGACCAGTTGACCTTCGGCACCGGCCTCGAAGCGATCGTCGCCCGCTCCACCGGCCTCGACGACACCGTGCGGGAACGCGTCGGAACCCTGATCGCGGAGGCCCACGCGCTGGGCTGCATCGGACTCCGTACGACCATGCGGCAGGTCTCGGGCGTGGACCCGGGCGCCGGTGCCTCCGTACGCAAGCTCGTCCAGACCGCGCACCAGCAGAAGGTCGCCGAGCTGGCACTCGAACTCCTCGGCCCGGCCGGTGCGTTGTGCGAGGGCGCCGGGGAGCGGGCCGTGCACGGATTCCTGCTCAGCCGGTGTCTGACCATCGCCGGCGGGACGACGCAGGTGCAGCTGAACGTGGTCGCGGAGCGCATCCTCGGCCTGCCGAGGGACCAGCGGGCGGAAGAGCGAGCGGAAGGCCGGGGAGAGTCATGA